Genomic DNA from Diorhabda carinulata isolate Delta chromosome 10, icDioCari1.1, whole genome shotgun sequence:
aaatattaaatttcattgtaaataaaTCAGCTAAAGATATTAGACACTCTGGATAAGCATCGCTACAATCGCCGTCGTTCTTTCCAAGTTTTTCAGCCTCTAacaattttttagttaatatttctTCAGTATTATTGCCTTTTTTATTCGAAACGTTTTGAAGATCTGAAGATGGCCTATAACATACACACACAATagaaatcatatttattataatttgattctGTTTTTTTGTCATGTGATCAAATCTGCTCCAAATAATTAAAGCACCAATagcaaatatataaaattacagtTTATAAAGAAGTAGaatgaaacttttgaaaaaaatcttcttcAAGCAAGCAAACGAAAAATTGtagatttgatattttcacCTCTACTGTGACATTTTGGGCTTCTATAAACTATTGATTTCCACATCTAAGTAATTGTGGTGGTTACGTACTCTCTCACAACCACTTATTAAGCATACACCCCTGTCTAATTTACCTAAatagtaaattttgttttagaaattgTGCCATTTAAAAAGTTAAAGTCGCTAAgtgaatatttcttcattttctgtCAAATCAAATTTATCTAACGCTAACTTTATGCTAACGGTTTAAATCGTCTCTAATTCTCCGTTTTGGAGTAGAGGGAATTATTTTAACCAAtgttttttcatgtttctagtttattcttatatttctgtattctttttcttcatttctcttgtctataatttcatatttttctcttaCATGTTATTCCAGGCCTTTCTCTATCTGCCTCATTTGGGTGATCATAGTGGAGTCCATTGtattattttcctcattatgTCTGTTCTTATTACAATGTTCTCTTTACTTTGCTTAGTAGTTTTTTTGGTTGGGAGTGAATACGCAATTTCGCGACTCTTAAAATgcatgtattttttaataaatctcaCCGTGCCATGCCACTGCCTATCGAAGATTGTCTAGCAGGGATATTTTAaggaaattgtgtacatactccttccgacagcttcggcccatagaaatgcatttatgtttacgattcgatattttcattggtaaacagtggagatgacaCACATTCATcaagtccacgtggactgacggtttgtaaAATGTTTACCGTTAAATGTTTTAttcggggagtaaacattatatTTCATTCCTTAATTcttctgtaattgatattggaagaactatgtATATTagtgaaaatcattaaaaattaaaggcGATTCCATTTAATTAATTGTTGaaaggaaagaaaatttttttatgatgttaCCATTAGTCTAAGTACGTTAAATGTatcttatattttatcattccatttagttagtttttttttttggctcCTCATAGTTTTATCACGCACTAATATtcttttatagaaaatactTACGTGAAAATGAAATGAACCAATTTTTCGAGCAGAGTTTCTCTTTCTTGAATGTCCATTGGAGTTTCGTGTATTTCGCAAATAGTCCTCAATAGGCATTGTTCACCATCAAGACCAAAGCtaaaaattaacgatttttttttacaaatcttataataaattgtattttatgaaAGTGTTTAACAACTAATTTTGGAACTCTCTACAAGGTTTACCAATAGGTGTTGGCTAGAAGATATTCCAGAAACCTATTTGACCTACGATATTGGAATTTGATAGTTATAAGTTACTATAAAGGACTCTCGTATACTAATTTGACGATATTTATATGTCTGTCCACACATTTTACGAGGTTTTTTTTACATACATAGAACTAATTCAGCTGTTCTAGTTGTCTAAGTCAGTGTTTAACTGTAGAATTTTAATATAGTAGTTCAAATAGAGTTTTCAAGGTATATACTTTCCAGTATATTGGGATATATACGGTAAGAGCCGGTGTATAGCTTTGTTATAGAATATATctaatttttgttcattaagTAATTGACAATAAGTACTGAAAAGTATGTACttaagatagaaaaaaaaaaggatttggtgagaaaaaacttaaaatacAATTTCTGCTTGAACGACTTGTATAAGACATTTGGAAGTTGGTCTGATACTGGTTGTAAAACCAGTATTGATAACAATAAGAAAACTTATGGTTCATAAAACACCGAAGCTTCCTCACAGAAAATTCGTCAAATGTTAGGTGATCAAACGAATCAAACGGCGAATTGATTCAGTGCATCTAATGccctaataatatttaataattaaatagtttaaaaataaattgcttcgATAAATTCATTCTGATTTTCGGGTTGATTCATTAATTTCCGGGGTGTAATGTAATCTGTAAAACATATAAACATAATGATCTGGATATGTATGGACGATTTTGGAGCTGAGGATGGGTGCAAACATGGATGTTGTTACTCGGGAAAATGAGAAGCGAGTTTCCGAAGTTTTCTATTCGCTCTTCATAACTTATCCCCTAATAAAGTTTATTGAGTCTATTTTACGTTTCCTAGGACGAATTCATCTTGTTTTTCATCTGCTCTAATGCTCATAAAATGTATCTGCAGTTACAACATATTCCATACAACTGGTGCGACTGAGTCGTTACGTTTCATTGGTTAAAGGAAAGAAGGAAGGAAAATCACAAGAATCTGTCATTTTGAACCcatcaaaaactttaaaaaccTCTTTAATCCTATTGcctaaaattatattgtttattctCACCCATCTAATATCtccataatatatttatatacagtcTTTCTTCCTAAATAGAAGAATGACGATTTCTCTCTTGCTTCTATGGTTTGAGGAGTGAAATTTGATACATTGTAAGGAGTATAATAATTTGCTTGAGCTACTAAACTGAAATTTATCGATCGCCTTGGTAAAACTAACGGTACCGATAACCCCATACTgcactgaaaataaaaaaaaaatgtttactaatGCGATGAAGAAATTTAACTAGTAGGcctcatattttcatatatgtattCAGATAAGTAGTACCAAGTTTGAAACTATTCTGGCTTGTCTGTTTGCTAATATAACAGATTTGTTTCAAGTTCAATAAAGAAACTTTGGAAACGGtaatatttatctatgaaaGTATTGTACTGACGGTATTGAGTCATTTAAGAACGAGGAACTCTAAGGAGATCCATCGACCTTGAAAACATATGAAAATGGATAAAGTTTTTCGCtcta
This window encodes:
- the LOC130898491 gene encoding uncharacterized protein LOC130898491 isoform X2 gives rise to the protein MGLSVPLVLPRRSINFSLVAQANYYTPYNVSNFTPQTIEAREKSSFFYLGRKTVYKYIMEILDGFGLDGEQCLLRTICEIHETPMDIQERETLLEKLVHFIFTPSSDLQNVSNKKGNNTEEILTKKLLEAEKLGKNDGDCSDAYPECLISLADLFTMKFNI
- the LOC130898491 gene encoding uncharacterized protein LOC130898491 isoform X1 gives rise to the protein MIINWLPILILTLTVTGDHRLVKRYLLFPRYTQMQCSMGLSVPLVLPRRSINFSLVAQANYYTPYNVSNFTPQTIEAREKSSFFYLGRKTVYKYIMEILDGFGLDGEQCLLRTICEIHETPMDIQERETLLEKLVHFIFTPSSDLQNVSNKKGNNTEEILTKKLLEAEKLGKNDGDCSDAYPECLISLADLFTMKFNI